A window from Shewanella livingstonensis encodes these proteins:
- a CDS encoding ankyrin repeat domain-containing protein, producing the protein MKFRLWIVLVVILFVALTGWLYFNQQLADPIASTPSPASKTLDNQIQTPSEPVQETDATAIAVTNFAVCKILLQNNDKHSGNWARDHYLSWDKYLNDYSLDDVTMVIDKLLNSNFAVMFRVEQLRKDSTLAQFNQKATKDVKQELIKQGHELSGFFAGIKMSKKVPAPEFENLSSLSATEQQSVFITTPPSIDDAAALMLDEHVSNQTIISLLAHIDNLNASVGFDKLDTISVLDYAIDASRAEVVSYLFKRGVEPSKDAYMGSSMEWALSRLMVGDANKPDAAAIVQQLQGKQANARFNQQDSSLVEGFFPRQYYRFEPAEIALIQQQYGLDLLQIGARDELSISNEHPLLLELLAQQQAYTEKALKVSDLAKVLPQCRNTIDKVNAKWQPKDAYLLIGQADKTYTDNPDKTIEQLAKVDPSLVDCMLKRVGDYQRRQQLISNLDPIFRLLSEGKVIDFIDSILAKPLNDANKNWVFSQALEFDSHFYDDLFNSELFVDPIQYFDFNDRMFSADFLTGLEESSYDLHGHDYRGKTLLFYAVVKGNVDIIKRLVDDKFPFIINDTDPKLSKGLDPLHVALSIEPWPFKPEDAVEKVDLLMRYQPKIDEFHLRRMGLIKLKYPDVYQQIISAYPQLKVVDDNALPLSICGI; encoded by the coding sequence ATGAAGTTTCGATTGTGGATTGTATTAGTGGTCATTTTATTTGTGGCTTTGACCGGCTGGTTGTATTTTAACCAACAGTTAGCCGATCCGATTGCATCGACGCCATCTCCGGCCAGTAAAACACTAGATAATCAAATTCAAACTCCTTCTGAGCCCGTCCAAGAAACCGATGCTACAGCTATTGCGGTTACCAATTTTGCCGTCTGTAAAATACTGCTGCAAAATAATGATAAACACAGTGGTAATTGGGCTCGTGATCATTACCTTAGCTGGGACAAATATCTCAATGATTACAGTTTAGATGACGTCACCATGGTGATTGACAAACTATTAAATTCTAATTTTGCCGTGATGTTTAGGGTAGAGCAGTTACGAAAAGATTCTACGTTAGCTCAATTTAATCAAAAGGCTACCAAGGATGTTAAACAAGAACTGATTAAACAAGGGCATGAACTAAGCGGTTTTTTTGCTGGAATCAAAATGTCAAAGAAAGTGCCGGCTCCCGAGTTTGAAAATCTATCGAGCTTATCAGCTACAGAGCAACAATCCGTTTTTATCACAACCCCACCCTCTATTGATGATGCTGCTGCGTTGATGCTCGATGAACACGTCTCGAACCAAACTATCATTTCGCTCCTTGCACATATCGATAATCTTAATGCTTCCGTCGGATTCGATAAACTCGATACGATTTCAGTACTCGATTATGCTATCGATGCTTCGCGAGCTGAGGTTGTTAGTTATTTATTTAAACGAGGTGTAGAGCCTAGCAAAGATGCCTATATGGGCTCGTCAATGGAATGGGCTCTTAGCCGTTTAATGGTGGGCGATGCCAATAAGCCAGATGCGGCAGCTATAGTGCAGCAATTACAAGGCAAACAAGCCAATGCACGCTTTAATCAGCAAGACAGTAGTTTAGTCGAAGGTTTCTTTCCTAGACAATATTATCGGTTTGAGCCTGCTGAGATAGCATTAATACAGCAACAATATGGGCTCGATTTACTCCAAATTGGCGCACGTGATGAACTTAGCATAAGTAATGAGCATCCATTGTTACTTGAATTACTCGCGCAACAACAAGCCTATACAGAAAAAGCCTTGAAGGTGTCGGATTTAGCAAAGGTACTGCCACAGTGCCGTAATACAATAGATAAGGTTAATGCAAAGTGGCAACCTAAAGATGCATATCTTCTTATTGGGCAGGCTGATAAAACTTACACCGATAACCCTGATAAAACTATTGAGCAGCTTGCTAAGGTTGACCCTAGTCTAGTGGATTGTATGTTAAAACGGGTTGGTGATTATCAGCGTAGACAACAACTTATCTCCAATCTAGATCCTATATTTCGTTTATTGAGTGAAGGTAAAGTCATTGATTTTATCGACTCGATATTGGCTAAACCATTAAATGACGCGAATAAAAATTGGGTTTTTAGTCAGGCACTAGAATTCGATAGCCATTTTTACGATGACTTATTTAACAGTGAGTTGTTTGTTGATCCAATACAATATTTTGACTTTAATGACCGAATGTTTTCTGCTGACTTTCTAACAGGGTTAGAAGAGTCTAGTTATGATTTACACGGGCATGATTATAGAGGGAAAACCTTACTTTTTTATGCAGTAGTTAAAGGTAATGTAGATATTATCAAGAGATTAGTTGATGATAAGTTTCCCTTTATCATTAATGATACAGACCCAAAGTTAAGTAAAGGGCTCGATCCCTTACATGTCGCATTAAGTATTGAACCTTGGCCATTTAAGCCAGAAGATGCCGTTGAAAAAGTGGATTTGTTAATGCGTTACCAACCTAAAATCGATGAGTTTCATTTACGTCGAATGGGTTTGATAAAGTTAAAATACCCCGATGTTTATCAACAAATTATCAGTGCCTATCCGCAGCTCAAGGTTGTTGATGACAACGCGTTACCTCTGAGTATATGTGGGATATAG
- a CDS encoding GNAT family N-acetyltransferase, which translates to MTENQQANATKDNLQAPLIRTLQAHDDAALAAVIREVSAEYGLTPDKGFSVADKTLDCLSEVYQAEGSQYWVIEYQGKVVGGAGIAPLAKNDGVCELQKMYFSRAIRGQGMAKPLTRQCIEFAKQQGYQSMYLETTAVLVEALALYEKLGFSHCQHLGETGHDACEIAMIKAL; encoded by the coding sequence ATGACTGAAAATCAGCAAGCAAATGCAACCAAAGACAACTTGCAGGCACCCTTGATTAGAACATTACAAGCACATGACGATGCCGCATTAGCAGCGGTTATTCGTGAAGTGTCTGCAGAATATGGGTTAACCCCAGATAAAGGCTTTAGCGTAGCCGATAAAACCCTCGACTGTTTAAGTGAAGTATACCAAGCTGAAGGTTCACAATACTGGGTGATTGAGTATCAAGGCAAAGTGGTTGGCGGCGCTGGAATTGCGCCATTAGCAAAAAATGACGGCGTATGTGAATTACAAAAAATGTATTTCTCTCGTGCCATACGTGGTCAAGGTATGGCGAAGCCATTAACCCGTCAGTGTATTGAGTTCGCCAAGCAACAAGGCTATCAATCAATGTATTTAGAAACCACGGCAGTGCTAGTTGAAGCACTAGCACTCTATGAAAAACTGGGCTTTAGTCACTGTCAGCATTTAGGCGAAACCGGCCACGATGCCTGTGAAATCGCGATGATAAAAGCGCTGTAG
- the yjjX gene encoding inosine/xanthosine triphosphatase — MPTFTAIPQTLTIIVGSTNPVKINAAKQAIGQYFPDVHIDCTGMHAPSLVADQPMTEAETKLGAINRAQFCQANAKVVDQHADFYVAMEGGVDQFDHSPATFAYMAIIHNDTLSVGRSANLPLPQSIFNALQAGEELGKVMDRVFNTHNIKQKGGAIGLLTRGLATRESIYTQALVLAMAPFINAELFND, encoded by the coding sequence ATGCCGACTTTTACTGCGATACCACAAACGTTAACTATCATTGTTGGTTCAACCAACCCAGTTAAAATCAATGCTGCAAAACAGGCTATTGGACAATATTTCCCTGATGTTCATATTGATTGTACTGGCATGCATGCGCCATCACTGGTGGCAGACCAACCCATGACCGAAGCAGAAACTAAATTGGGTGCCATCAACCGAGCTCAATTTTGCCAAGCTAATGCAAAAGTAGTCGATCAACATGCTGACTTTTATGTGGCAATGGAAGGCGGAGTCGATCAGTTTGATCACAGCCCAGCCACCTTTGCATACATGGCCATTATCCATAACGACACATTATCTGTTGGTCGTAGCGCTAACTTGCCGTTGCCACAGTCAATTTTTAACGCTTTACAAGCAGGTGAAGAACTTGGCAAAGTAATGGACCGAGTATTTAACACTCATAATATTAAACAAAAAGGTGGCGCGATTGGCTTGCTCACTCGAGGTTTAGCCACCCGCGAAAGCATTTATACCCAAGCATTAGTGCTGGCAATGGCTCCTTTTATCAATGCGGAATTATTTAATGACTGA